From the genome of Cydia pomonella isolate Wapato2018A chromosome 1, ilCydPomo1, whole genome shotgun sequence:
gctaacgaaataacggtacttttcctatgaaattccatttcggtagaaaacggtttccattaactaaatctgaacatatcactttgattttgatgtcgatcgctttagtataatacatattttctaGGTATATAAGTTTccctttttggaaaaaaattgttttgcaaattttgaaaaaaaaagtaatacatataaacctagtttttcattgtgtcaataacatacttagTAAAAAATcttggagaatggaaaatatttagaagtgaaaaaacattttctctttttgtatggacgagtaaGAGCGAACGACACAAAAAGAGGgatgttatatgtttgacgccaatgtttCTCAAACGAATGGACCGATTTCAATGTGGTTTTTTTCGTGAAAGCGAATTTCCTTGCAAtagtttgataaaaatcgaacCAGCAGTTCCAGCTCTTTTGCAAAACAATTTAAGGAAAGgcattatttcatatttagaaaaaaaaaacgtattattaGCGTAGGGAgttattataatagttattataCTTACTAAGAAAGTCTTACTCATTATTCTAATCAGTCGCACATAGCTAAGCCAGTCAATCAGTCTATTAACCATAGCAACTTCTTATAAACCGCATcaatacagggtgaaattgttatgtttgaccatacgcttaggggtatgtatatatggatcatactgaacaacttttactttggggccaaccccgaaatcgcgatatAAATCAGCTGTTCCATGAAAACATTGACATAAAAGTACGCgacggcagatttttttttcatgatttcggGTTTTGCCGcatagtaaaagttattcagtGTGCCTACAATACCCACAATAAAGAGCAACACCCGCATCCGACACCTCGGAAAAGaagagcccaagcgatatcatACCGTACAAATTCTGCCATATTTTGCGGGGGGAAATGTCAGACACGTCTTGCACACGTCTTTCACTTTTTGCGTACGGACGAGTGGAACCATTTCACCTGTATAGTGGTAGACCTAAACAATTTATGAATTTTGACTCGTTGACAATGTGTTTACAGGGGTCGAAGGTTTTTTATCAACTTTATCCAGAGGTAAAAATTTAGGTAATTTTATATTCTTATATgcattaagtaggtatgtacatgtacatacatattcgAGATAATAACTGTTTGAGTCTGAACGTCAAGTGTTTTTCTTGTTTTGTACATCTTTTAAAAATCTACTTTGAAGAATGGTGCAATTTTTTCCCTTACGGAGTTTAAATCAGCGAAGTAAGCCGCCGTGCTCCCCGCGCGATGCACCCCGGTGGACGCCAGCCCGAACAGGCGCCCCCGCTGTGTGAGCAAGTCCCCGGCGTGTACTTGACAACGACCGAAATTTGTAACGcaaattatcatatttttatccaGTTTTTGGCTCAACGTTCCTGGTATAGAACAGTTACCTCTTCCGAACACAGCCACTGGCTGCTTAGTGATAAGTGCTCGGCCACTGTGCGTCAATGGCCGCCCGATAATATGGGCGGGCGTCTTCCACTCTAATTCTGATCCTATATGGATAGTACTTCGACATTCGGCGAAATCACCTTTGGTctttagtataattaatttttgggATAACATCCCCTCGTGATCGACCTCTATAATTTCATCAACAGCATGACCTTTCTTGCAGCGTGGactgaaatttaataaaattttatcagtatgacattttgatatatgtaatACTCGTATTCGTAATTAATCTTACTCTTTGGAATGTCCTATGACCAAAATAACGGGTCCGTCTCTAGCACAGATTTCGTCCGCCAGCACAGCATTATCACTCAACACAGCCCCGACGCACAGCAGTTCTTTCGACGATAACGAATACACCTTGGCGACAAAGTTATAATATCCTATatcgttaaaattaattaaggggCAAGTGTTTTCAACTTTGAATGTAGGAAAAGATCCAGATGCATAGTGCATCATGAAATTATGACAGACGCAAGTAGCTATCACAGCAAAAATTGCCactaataatgaaattattccAATCTTGCTTTTTTTCGATCGATCGTCCCATGgtgtatcaataaaattatttgtaaactGATAGTCTCCATCTTCTCCTTCATATGCTTGGTTGTCGTCAACTGGTGCCATGTTATCTAGTGACAACGACCGGAGACCAActagaaataatttaaacagaAAAGGTATTATTTATGGAAACAACTAAATTTCGTCAATGTGAATCCGGCTACTGAGCGCTCCGTAAATAGGTATTTCAGTCCACGAAATACTTATTAAGCGATATAATTATCTTGGACTAGCTAAAGAGTTAAAATTATCTAGTATGTACgtgaaacatattataataacaatatattataattaaaaacaaaaaaaacatacaaccgaattgaaaacctcctcctttttgaaATCTTGGTCGTTTAAAAATACAACAGCAGGTATTTTATACACATAAGCCTACGAGTGGTTTACACAAAATTATTACATGGCCTATAATACCTAATACTTACATTACTTACCAATAATACCAATGTACAGTCGaagtcaaatttaaatttacattttcgtCTTATTACtaaggagtaaggtgcaaagtataaacatttatttgacgtcgactgtacctgcttattattgtatatcaaGTCAAGCAAAAGTACCAAATTCTAGTCGGTTCTGCATGTTATAAATTGTACTTGATGACGTAAGGGATTGCCATATTATTATCCCGCAGCTTGGGTGTCTCATAAGAGGCAATTGGGCTCTATAGAGTTCGCTGAGAAAGATTCCATTTGGCTGCAATCATCCAGTGATTTCATGCCTGATGCAAAATAGCAACGCATTTCAACGCCCTTTGTCTTCGTCGTGCGGAAAGTGCCGGTTTCCGCCAATCTGACAATTCATTCATAGTCATACTGCGCTGATAAAGCAATTTGTAGCATCCACAtcccaaaaataattttatggaAATATCTGTATAAATAAGTGACAGGCAGGGTTCAGGTGAATTGAATAAGAAGCTTGTCAACAGTAATACGTTCCTTAAACATTCTTAGAAAAGGTAAAAGCACAAGGCGGTAGAAATGCGCGCTACCTGTTTATAACtctatgtataatatatacaggTACGAGTACGTTAAGGAGTTGAGGAATCGCTCTTCGGAATTTTGCCGAAATTGCTGTTATGTTATCGACAGCACCCTGATAGGACtttatacaaagttttctttagcTAAGAGAGGAATATATGTAACATATTGGTGATTAAACTTTGAACGGCTTTAACTTCCTACGTTAGAACTACTAGTAGAACGTATTCGTAACTACTTACCTACGGCTACGTTAGGGTTCCATCGAGGTTCCATCAATGGACCACTATAAAAGTAGGGTACATTTCCGTGTCAAttagacatatttttattattacgtttatttattcagacaacaagatccacatatttgttagaattaTTAAAGCTAAAACCTAAAATCTATGTTAATATTCGTAACTAACTAATGGcaacgtatttttaattaaatgttgcattattgagcaattatatataataataatattaaatgtctACTATATATCATATGGGATATTGATTTTTGCTAACAATTTCATTGCATATGGACATTAGTATACATTGCAAATTTAATATATCCAGTTCATCGCCCGTTTTCAGGTTTGACTGGCttataaaattgaatttgaTAACAAACTCACGAAAAACGTTTACTGGGTAAGGGGCCCGGGTCtgtaatttataatagacaacAACTTATGAttcaagaaaaaaatgtttttttttttatgaaattaattcaaaattaaCACAATGGCATtagaataagaaataaaatcagCCTTAAATTTGTTATACTTATGTGGACATTGCCTCCAGAGTCATATGAGCAGTTTGAAGAGAAAGTTTTTTCCATAATTCGGTATACACTTACCTAATACTTACTAGAGTTATTAGGAAATGAAAACGGTAATGGTTTAGGTATTAGATAGAAGTgaaatagtatttatttttaatattaatctaCTTTTcttataacatattttaaagtCGGTAAACTGTTACAAATTACCTTAAGATAaatacttgacgctagatgtcgactacgaaaataagtgttttggtaaggaaactgatgtatgaagtgatcactctatgcttacttgtTTCTCGATGACATTTGTGACAAAATACGCCTATAGATGCAACCGCTGTGTGGCGCTGCCGTCGTGCACGGTTCCAGTATCATTAgctattttatagtaaaattatactgctatagtatgcagggtaacgatatacaactgaaaataaatgaaaatagacGTAGGAggttttttctatcgagccaactttaacTTTTTAAGGGTTTGGTTGGAATCTACCTTTACCTTGCAAATGTAGTCTAGATTCCCTGTGAATTCATGAATCATGGCATGGCAAGGAAAAATacttgattaaaacgtgtaaaaattcaataaaaaatcggacagacagacggacatgacgaatcaataagggttccgttaGCGGGGGCTAAAACTTGCTAAAACGAACTGAGCAAACTGTCAatagttttctttgtttttactTACTAATAGATTATTTTTGCCAaactataatacaatacaaataaaaaccagccaagagcatgtcgggccatgctcagtgcaGTGTTCCGTATTTAcctttccgtcacaataagctaaactggagctatagTACATTGTTAACAAAAGGATGAAATGGTACcgttcacccgagttaaacaaataggcaaaattgCGTAATCAGTACCCTtcaacccttttccaggcatagtacgatgtatcgaccacatacgcgccaatagaatttcaactatTGAAATTctgatttaaggttcaaattagattgcactttcggaaaatgtgacttgCCTTCAactgaatcatcaaagctggattaattggaatatatttgtttttttttttggaaaatccTTGTAGATttgtgcggcctggaaaagggttaaagtaatagacgtatggccatgattttttcctttggacTTACTTCcgactttgcatgtctaaagataaatatcccatagcgaaaaaaccatttagattgctatatagattaatacatattttagaaaactgcagtaattttaaaatgaatttgttCATTAAatcatgaaaaagtaaagtaaatacaTAATGCATCACATatcctagacataatgcattgtaactgagtgcaataaacgaatatgaatataaaattagcgggtttgcctcttactttttaatttttaactctTTTGTTCTAAAACAGCCAATAGTCAACAGCattactcatacagccaatgaaactgatttagagaaattaaatatataataaaaatagaatgaaaattcatttttatcttaaattttagtttatttataaataatgccaaataacttttacaacccatttaatgtcgtaaaAACGTTtcactgtggatgtacgtctagATCTAGTAGAGTCTACTATGAAGAACTgaagactttttgcgataactcaaacaGCTATACTGataatgtccgctatagttttcatttcatgTCTTTCTTTAGCTCAACTTCAAGGTTTTTTATATGTTTCGGACAtcgttcaaaagttagagggggagacacattttttttttttgttcggcgcgattatctccgaatatctTCACgttgtcaaaaaatgtttgttgaagacccctattttgaaagacctttccaacaataccccacactgtaatgttgaagcaaaaaattttacccctactttacgtgtagagggaggtcccctacacgtaaagtaggggtaaattttttatataaaaaaaaaggtttagaTTTTAtcgtacgactttgtcggctttattgatttatatatatattcatgccaaattgcagctttctcgcactaacgaccacggagcaaagcctcggacaaacagacggacagacggacatggcgaaactataggCTAGGAACCTTAgtttactacggaaccctaaaaaagacatTAATGTTCATTGACgggtttttcttttattaatctTGTTAATTTACCTATCTGACAAAACTTAACTTATTTCAGGTTTTCAAAGGTGaaagaattaataaaattaaaattacactaACGTTTTCTTTCATTTCCCATTTGATACATAAAATAAGTAGTAACTATACTTCGTTATTTAAGAGTAGGAAAAAAGGTAAACCATTatgattttattgaaaacaaaataaagtattattacttatgaaagcaaaagaatgtgaATGATCGTATATTATctataattcaaaattcaaaaatttgttctgtaagtaggcctcaagggctcttttacaaagTACtgcaacatttatagtaacatcatacatatagtgacatgaaaaatacataacatttataaatacaaaaacccgggtaaacattacattataatatcttaaaataaattgttactACAATACAATTAGCACAATCAGATTAaaaccaacctcgaaatctctagaacagtccataattagtacacgagtgctacgcaatacaaagttactaaaattatcgcaggaaaactttttagggctaaataatgttCTTGCAAAAACGGATCGAGGAGGAGTCgaggtgtgggcatgaaaaagagGCCTttgatttatatacataccaaatttcatgactgttctagagatttcgaggttggtcttaatccgattaTGGTAAATAGAGATGAGATGAGATAGTCTCTATTGTAActtattttcaaaagtgttatttgattatgtaacgttttcatctaccctcattaactggcttaaggagccatttgagggtagattttgtttactttatttaaataaagatacAGAATATATATTAGGTACATGCATAAATCCTCACGTTTTTACTGGATCAGAAGAAACTATTTGAAATTGAAACAAATGATACACTTAACGAATGATTCGTCATGATTCTCATAGTAATCAAGCATATGTAAACTGCtttgtatattttgttaatattatCTATTTGCCAATTTCATGATTTTCATACACAAGGCATTTAAAATTATGCATAATTTATCGATAAAAAAATGTCTCCACAGTACATCTCTAGCAAATTATCAAACTTGTGACATCTGCA
Proteins encoded in this window:
- the LOC133521266 gene encoding uncharacterized protein LOC133521266 produces the protein MAPVDDNQAYEGEDGDYQFTNNFIDTPWDDRSKKSKIGIISLLVAIFAVIATCVCHNFMMHYASGSFPTFKVENTCPLINFNDIGYYNFVAKVYSLSSKELLCVGAVLSDNAVLADEICARDGPVILVIGHSKDPRCKKGHAVDEIIEVDHEGMLSQKLIILKTKGDFAECRSTIHIGSELEWKTPAHIIGRPLTHSGRALITKQPVAVFGRGNCSIPGTLSQKLDKNMIICVTNFGRCQVHAGDLLTQRGRLFGLASTGVHRAGSTAAYFADLNSVREKIAPFFKVDF